The Acanthochromis polyacanthus isolate Apoly-LR-REF ecotype Palm Island chromosome 16, KAUST_Apoly_ChrSc, whole genome shotgun sequence genome segment GATTCTATGGCCGTTATCCTGTGAGTATTACTACCGTGACCTTTCTGAGATGATGTAAAATTATATTCAGTAATCAAAATATAGctaaaattatctttttttcctccttcatcTAGTCCACTCCAGACGTTGATGTCGACATCTTGGTTGTTAGATCATCTCCTAAGGATGCTGATAAGATGAGCGTGCAGATTAACTACAATATGGAGGCACCCAAAGCAATGCTCTCTGAGCTCAAGATGAAACTCCCCTCCATCTTCTACACATTCACTGCATTTGCTAACAAGTACCACATCACAGATGGCGTGGAGACCGTGAAAGACTTTGTCACTACACAATTCAACGATGCCTATACTGTTGCAATCAATTATGATGATCAATTGAGCCAGCTGTCAGTTTTCTTCAGAAACATCATTGTCCAGTATCAGAAAACTGTTCAGGTCTTCCTGGATGCTGCCATCAAAGTTTTGAGGGAGACCAAGTTTAAACTGCCTGGGTCTGATGAGCTCACCACTCTCCCTGAAGTCCTAAAGCAGTTGACCAGCAGCATTGCCGGTATGCTTGATGCAACCCTCCAAATTATCTTTGACAATATGGAGATTTACTATAACTCTTTTGTTGAGAGCATCAGCAACATGAAAGTGCGCATGCCAGTTGGGGATGCAATCAGTGGAGGACAGATCATTGATCAGGTCAAGTCAGCTTTCAAACAAATCTCTGCTGGACTGGtggattttgtaaaaaatatgGAAAGTCTTGACACAATGCTAGAGAAGATTGGTGAGACTCTGAAAGCAATTGTTGACAAAACTCAAGAGTTTGTTGACTCTATCAAGTCTGACTATTTAGATGCAGTGTTTATGAAGATCAATGAGTTCTATCGTAGCCTTGTAACAGCCATTATGGAAACAACTGAGCTATTCCCCGAAATCAGTACAGAGTCGCTGAGCAGAGCATGTGAGCGTGTCATAAACAGCTTAATCTTTGTAATATTCCAGTTCAATGAAGCTGTTTCTGGTTTTCTGCAACAAGGCTCACATCAAGCTGAAGCCTACATTAAAGTTACAAATGGAAAGCTTGAGATTGACCTTCCATTTCCCTTCCAACAGTGAGGAGCCCTCACAGACTGAAGCCTAAGTCCATATGAAACACTACCACCTGTTCAGAACACATGCTTGGAAATGGTATGGACGTTTAGCTCTTTAACAGTATTTATAGCAATGCATTTAAAGAAACCCCTGTTTTATCATTGTAATTTAGATGGTTTATTGTGTACAAAGAttgaacatttaacattttactgaaattcACCTTCCAGcaaagagtgtgcaaagcatcAATAAAGTCCATCAATACAATTCATGGTGTCATGGCGTTTTTTGATTGAAATTTACATCCAAACTTTTTTTCATGGTGTCAAATTAAATACAAGACAACAACAGCTGTACAATTTTAATGTAGCGGTTTGGACCCATGGATATGAATACACTGcttctctgaatgttttttttctttgatttcttcACTCAggttagggtgaccatattttGATTAGTAAAAACCAGCAATGAGATACTCAAATGATACTTGAAGGTTCGTCAAAGATGTCTCCTCTGTATGGATAGAAAATTGTTCTATTACCAAAAActatctatatatatagatagGCTTCTCAGAGGCTACTCGACATGTTTTATTATgacaagttttaaaaataatgaatgaaataatgatAGAAATAATGTCTCTTCTGTATTAGAAAAATAAGTTTTAAGAAAACCTCTGTTAGGGGCTGCTCAGtagggtagtggttagcactttcgccttgcagcaagaagatccctggttcaaatcccggcctgggcccgggatctttctgcatggagtttgcatgttctccctgagcatgtgtgggttttctccgggcactccggcttcctcccactgtccaaaaatatgctgaggttaactgagtactctaaattgcccgtaggtgtgaatgtgagtgttctTGTTcatctgtgtatgtagccctgcgacagactggcgacctgtccagggtgtcccctgtcttcgcctgagtcagctggtaggctccagcgaccctagtgaggataaagcggtgtatagagaatggatggatggaaaaccTCTGTTATTTTAGCAAGCCAACTTTAACAAAAATACCTCTcacaaatctataaaaaaggaactaacaaaaaaatctatacCTTTAGTAATACTTTcatcctgtttttctttctcaccCTCCTTGTTTGCCCATCTATATTTGGCTGTAGAGCTGATCTTACTATGGAAGCACATTTCCgtcacttgaaaaaaaaaaagtcacatagTGAGTCAAAATTATGACTTTGTATCTCACAattaagtcataattatgacatAGCAAGTCAGAATTATGAGATATTAAGTCCAAATTATGACTTtatatctcataattatgagatagcatgtgactttttttcaagGGGCAGAAATGGGTTTCCATACTTTCCCAGcaagttttttgttgcttaacaaaaaatatagtggcaaatgaaaaagcaaTGAAAACCAGGATATTTTCATCACTTAATTAACAAACAACCAGGGCGGCCAGGACAGGACGCGAAAACAGGACATGTACTGGGAAAACAGGATGTTTGGTCACCTTAACTTAGGTACCAAACATATCTTCAATAGCGAGAATTTAAGAACAATGTAGTTTAACAGCTGGTGGCGGTGCTGCTTCGAATGGTGGTGATTCGCCATTAAACaggaagaagacgaagaagaagccGTGactgtagaagaagaagaagaatcagtagcagcagctgcagaagaagaagaatgatggTGGAGTAGAGCTGGGAAGAGAAGCTTGCAGTGTTAGCTTTGTGAATTTGTGGAATTCGCAGGAAGTCAGTTGTGTAGTCGTAGCACAAATGGATATTTCAGTCGTCGAAGGAACAATGACTTCAGCTCAGTGTTTGAGGGACTTTATCAGCGGACGACTGACGGCTGCTGCTGAGGAAATATTTCAGGTCTTTGAAAAAACTGTCCTCCAGTACGAGGAGGAGCTCGCTCGGCAGCGCACACTGTTGGACATCACCTGGAAACCCGAGATAAAGTTACTCCGAATAGGTATGTAGAGCTAGTATTGGGTAGAAACGACCAAACAAATGAATACTGCTCATGTAGGGTCCTAGGAGGGCTTTACGTGACATTTCTTTGTAGCGTCACAAAACTGCTGCAGTTAATTTGCCAGAAAGAAATATCTTAAATGCATCTATTCGTAATTATTTTTGGCCTTATAAAGACAAATTTTATGACCTGTgacacatttaaatgaaattatttcatcatattcaGTGGTCGGAATTTGCTAAAGTTACTCTGCCAGCTCAACTGTAAACATCTACTGAATTATTATAAACATCTTGTCGTTAAATATCTATCATTATTTTAAATGCTGTCTCTTCCTGACTGATCAAAACTTTTGGAAAGAATTATTAGACATTATTTGTTGTtggcaatatttattatttgcCATCTTCACTGTAGGGTGTATGAAGACATGCCACAATTATGGTTATATTAACATTATTTTAAggataaacatgtttttcatcTGATGTCTCATCAAGCCTGTGAATTGGGTTTTAAATTCAGTTATTTATAAAACAAACCTGCACCAAAAATAACACTAGAttagaataacaaaaacatgaatctCTTCACATCATCTCCTGCTATAAGCATAGTGTGAGCATTTATCCTGCTTTTTCGTTATAGCTGACCACAGTGATGATCAGCTCTGATTTAAATTGTAAATCAGCTCCCTGAGTGTTGCGTACACTGAGCATTCGTCACACTTTGAGTCATTTACCGGTGCACCCAAACAATTAATCATATTTCCCCACTTTCTCTTGTATGCGTTGTGCCTTCAGACCTCCCTCAACAACGTGTTTgtaaggaggaggaagaggaggaggatctcACTGACCAACAACTTTGTTATCAGGAGGCGAACTCCAGTCTGGCGCAGGAGGAACCAGATCCCCCACGGATtaaagaggaacaggaggaactgTGCACCAGCCAGGCAGGAGAGCAGCTTCTACTGAAGGAGGAGACTGATATCATTATGGTTACTCAGACTTATGAGGAAAGTAAATACAGTGAACCAGAACCCGACAGTGAACAGCTCCTTTTTGACAATTCTCCTCTACCTGACAGCCAAACTGAGGAAGGACACAAACTTGTACAGCTAGAGTCGGCTGCAAATTCAGAGCCAAATGACAAACCTCACACAAACGAAAGTCACAGTAATAATGTACATCACTCTCTGTCAGAAAGTCCTGACGCAGGGAAAAATTCTTTTCACTGTGACTTTTGTGGAAAAGCCTTTCAGAAGAAGTCCCAAATGCAGAAACATAGCCGGACTCACACGGGTGAGAAGCTGTACCCCTGCAAAACATGTGGGAGAAGTTTCACTCATAGCACTTCCTTGAAAGTCCACATGCGAATCCACACAAGTGAAAAGCCGTACTCTTGCAAAAtatgtgggaaaagtttcaaCAATAGCACTTCCCTGACAGTTCACACCAGagtccacacaggtgagaagccttACACCTGCAAAATGtgtgggaaaagtttcagtCAAAGTTGCCATTTGACTTCCCACGtaagaactcacacaggtgagaagctgtATTCCTGCCAAACATGTGGAAAAGGCTTCGTCAACAGCGCCGACGTGAAAATCCACATGCGAACCCACACGGGCGAGAAGCCGTATTTTTGCGATATATGCGAGAAAAATTTCATCCACAGTTCTCACCTGAAAGTtcacatgagaatccacacaggtgagaagccgtattcttgCAAAACATGTGGAAAGGGATTCAGTAATAGCAATTCCTTGAAAGtccacatgagaatccacacaggcGAGAAGCCGTATTCATGCAAAGCTTGTGGGAAGAGTTTTAACCAAACTTGTCATCTGACTGcacacatgagaactcacacaagTGACAAGCTGTTTTCTTGCAAAACCTGTGATGAAAGTTTCAGTAACAGTGCCGACCTAAAAGTCCACATGGAAATCCACACGGGTGAGAAGCCGTGTTCCTGTAAAACATGTGGGAAGATATTCAGCTATAGGAGTGACTTGAGAGCCCAtatgagaatccacacaggtgagaaaccataTTCCTGCAAAATATGTGGGAACAATTTTAGATACACAACTTCCTTGAAAGtccacatgagaatccacacaggtgagaagccatattcttgcaAAATTTGTGGGAAAAATTTTGTCCAAAGTTGTCATTTGACTTCCCACATGAGAAACCACACAAGCGAGGAGCTGTCTTCTTGTAAAACATGCGGGGACACTTTCAGTAGTAGCGCTGACCTGGAAGACCACATGAAAATCCGCACAGGTGAACAACTGGACTCTGGCAACACATGAAGGAgaatttttaattattagttttttttgctGTCCACATGAGAGCTCACTTATATTAGAAGCCTAATATAAGtgagcgggggggggggggggggggggggaatctgTCTGCAGCACAGCCTTTATGATTTTGTAAAGATTTGGAGAGGTTAAAAATAGagttttcaaatttaaaaccaCCTGGAGACTGCACTTCAACAACTATTGTGTGTATTTATCACGTAACACTGTGTGAGATGGCTCTAAAAATATCTGGATTACATTTGTGTCAGACTGCACACTCAATTCGAGTGTGCCGAATCTTTTAGAAGGgcattttactttttcttttaactgttgtttctgttttgttttttttacttccaCAAATATTTTGGAAAGTGGTATGTTAACTAAAAAATAGATGCAAACATTAACAAGAAATTGGATGTATAATGTTactgtggggctgcacagtgacatagtggttagcacttttgccttgcagcaagaagatcctcggttcaaatcccggactgggcctgggatctttctgcatggagtttgcatgttctccctgtgcatgtgtgggttttctttggGCACTTtgccttcctcccacagtccaaaaactatgctgaggttaattggttactctaaattgtccgtaggtgtgaatgtgagtgtgattgtttgtctgtatatgtagccctatggCAGACTgtctagggtgtcccctgccttcgcccgagtcagctgggatagactccagcaccccccgagaccctagtgaggataaagcggtgtatagaggatggatggatgttactGTGGATTTAGGAACTTGCACTTGTTTTTCATCTGTATTTGTTTACCTCCAAAAAGAGTTACGTACACCTAATTGGCTTTTAAATTTCTCCATATTATTCACATTGGATTACTTCACACTgaggaaatattaaaaatatgatgCTTTTAAGGCCACTTCTGAAGCATTCCGTTCCTGACCAACAATGTGTTGTACATTTCCTTTGTCAGCTGATAGTTTTCTAGCTATTCCCTCAGGTTTAAAAGGCAGGATATTTCCaagcattatttttattttgcgaaTGCAGTTTGTGTGTCACAATCTTTATGCCACAGTGTaagtagaaaaagaaatgtgaaagcCAGATCATCATTTGTTGTTGAGTCAATATactttttggactttttgtaacatactTATGAgatatcatagttgacatttttgatgttttcaggcctaaaatcaacatggctgcctataaccaaacgCCACGTGGCATTTCTAGAGATTCAATTATGCATGGATTGTTGCTGAAACCGAGAAACCCTCTAGTGTCCCTggccatctgattttttttacttatttttttctcatgtcgTTGAGgagtgttttatgtgtgttgtGGTTACATCAATTTTTGAAATTGCTGATTGAAGTGACAATTTGTAGCAGATGACTCGTGAAAGGCTCTATATTAATAAACGTTCTTTTAAAGAACGCTTGATGTGTCTTTTGATGCTGATTATTCAAACTAATGTTCccaaatgaaacattttgtgtAATCTAAAAACTTTGTATAGTAAGATGCCACATTCACACTGAAATGTGAAGCTACAGTAATCTTTTGATAGTGTCCAGATATAACATGCAAGAGGTGTTCTAATGTTGGAGGGTAAGACAGAGGATGGGTTTGGTAGCTTAATCAACTCAAGTACCTCATATTCAACATTGACTGCATTCACTCCAGTATgtttaaaatacacacatatgAAATCCTGTATGCTATTTGTACTCATTGCTAATTTTATTCGTTTGTAAAAGCATTCACTTCCCCCTCAGTTTACCTTTAGTTGTTAAATAATAATCACTGATTGCTTCATTAATCAATTTGATCTTTCAAATCATCCTAAACCAAGGACTCATTTAGATGTCCCATGCTTGTCATCAAGATGTTTTTACCATTTAGAAAATAGTTCCATGATTTGGAGAGTTTCATATCCTAAATGTACCaaagttcagttcaattcaagaAAAGAGGGGAGTGATGGAAAAGGAAACATAACACACATTGGCATGCTTGAATGgatagatgatacatacaaagtgaTGCATAGAGAACACAGAGTGATGGGGGATATACAGAAGAAGGCAGCTGGTGaaacagcaaccacagatcagaagcatccagctctgagACCAGGGACACAAAGTGAATGCCGTACGataatgatatatatatatatagtgcatACGTAGATAAtaagagaagggctcagtgcatccagagaggtcccccagcagcctcaGAGTAAAGCAGCAAAAGTAAGGGATGTTGAAGAAGAAGTCAGTTGTGCCCCGTATATGCAGTCTCTAACTGACAGACTCAGGGTCACCCGAGTCAACCGTCcgtaactataagatttgtcaaaaaggaagatTTTAAGCCTGGtgttaaaaatagagagggtgtcccCCTctcgaacccaaactgggagctggttccacCGGAGAGGCGCcagataactgaaggctctgcctcccattctacttttagaaattctgagAACCACAAGTAAGCCGGCAGTCTGAAAGCAAAGAGTTCTGCTAGGATGATGTGGTACTATaaggtctttaagatatgatggagattggtcaTTAAGAACTTTGTATGTcaggagaaggattttaaattctattccaGGTTTCacaggaagccaatgaagagaaaccagtatAGAAGAAATATAATCTCTCCTGCTAACTTCCGTCAGGACTCTTGCTGAAGAGTTACGTTTTGGAGCAACTAAGTTTTTAGGGAGCTATTGAGACATCCTGATAGTAACggattgcaatagtcaagcctggaagtaacaaatgcatggactagtttttctgcatcactct includes the following:
- the LOC110948047 gene encoding gastrula zinc finger protein XlCGF57.1-like, whose amino-acid sequence is MDISVVEGTMTSAQCLRDFISGRLTAAAEEIFQVFEKTVLQYEEELARQRTLLDITWKPEIKLLRIDLPQQRVCKEEEEEEDLTDQQLCYQEANSSLAQEEPDPPRIKEEQEELCTSQAGEQLLLKEETDIIMVTQTYEESKYSEPEPDSEQLLFDNSPLPDSQTEEGHKLVQLESAANSEPNDKPHTNESHSNNVHHSLSESPDAGKNSFHCDFCGKAFQKKSQMQKHSRTHTGEKLYPCKTCGRSFTHSTSLKVHMRIHTSEKPYSCKICGKSFNNSTSLTVHTRVHTGEKPYTCKMCGKSFSQSCHLTSHVRTHTGEKLYSCQTCGKGFVNSADVKIHMRTHTGEKPYFCDICEKNFIHSSHLKVHMRIHTGEKPYSCKTCGKGFSNSNSLKVHMRIHTGEKPYSCKACGKSFNQTCHLTAHMRTHTSDKLFSCKTCDESFSNSADLKVHMEIHTGEKPCSCKTCGKIFSYRSDLRAHMRIHTGEKPYSCKICGNNFRYTTSLKVHMRIHTGEKPYSCKICGKNFVQSCHLTSHMRNHTSEELSSCKTCGDTFSSSADLEDHMKIRTGEQLDSGNT